A single window of Senegalia massiliensis DNA harbors:
- a CDS encoding ABC transporter substrate-binding protein, which translates to MKKLVSLLSLLLVGGSLLFSGCGETESKNTSGENTYSIGISQLVEHPALDDARRGFEDGLKELGVNAEIDYQNATGEIPNTVSIAEKFKKDNVDLIYAIATPAAQSAKQVTSDIPVLFSAVTDPVKSQIVNKWEDVGGNVTGTSDKAPIESQLKMFKQIDDSIKKIGILYSTSEANSEIQIDEVKKLAPNEDLDVVTVGVNNVNKIPQAIDSLLSKVDAVYIVSDNLIASSIELVSTKLIEKQMISVSAEESQVGGGILITNGLSYYELGKQTAEMAKEILVDGKSPSEIPVGIAEKTITTVNIDTLEKLGLDKNLDIFKDVKEVKK; encoded by the coding sequence ATGAAAAAATTAGTTAGTTTATTATCTTTATTATTAGTTGGAGGAAGTTTACTTTTTAGTGGTTGTGGTGAAACAGAAAGTAAAAATACATCCGGTGAAAACACTTATAGCATTGGCATAAGTCAATTAGTGGAACATCCTGCTCTTGATGATGCAAGACGTGGTTTTGAGGATGGGCTTAAAGAATTAGGTGTAAATGCAGAAATTGATTATCAAAATGCTACAGGTGAGATTCCAAACACTGTTAGTATTGCTGAAAAGTTTAAAAAAGATAATGTAGATTTAATTTATGCTATTGCTACACCTGCAGCTCAATCTGCAAAGCAAGTAACTAGTGATATTCCAGTCTTATTTAGTGCTGTTACTGACCCTGTAAAATCTCAGATAGTAAATAAATGGGAAGATGTTGGTGGTAATGTAACTGGTACTAGTGATAAAGCTCCTATAGAATCCCAATTAAAAATGTTTAAACAAATTGATGATAGTATTAAAAAAATTGGTATTTTATATAGTACTAGTGAAGCCAATTCAGAAATTCAAATAGATGAAGTAAAGAAACTTGCACCAAATGAAGATTTAGATGTAGTTACTGTTGGAGTCAATAATGTAAATAAAATTCCTCAAGCAATAGATTCATTGTTATCAAAAGTAGATGCTGTATATATTGTAAGTGATAATTTAATAGCTTCTTCAATAGAATTAGTTTCTACAAAACTTATTGAAAAACAAATGATTTCTGTATCTGCAGAAGAATCTCAAGTAGGTGGTGGAATATTAATTACAAATGGTTTAAGCTATTATGAATTAGGTAAGCAAACAGCTGAAATGGCAAAAGAAATTTTAGTAGATGGAAAATCTCCTTCTGAAATACCTGTAGGAATAGCTGAAAAAACTATCACTACAGTTAATATAGATACCTTAGAAAAACTAGGTTTGGATAAAAACTTAGATATATTTAAAGATGTGAAGGAAGTAAAAAAATAA
- the nhaC gene encoding Na+/H+ antiporter NhaC, whose amino-acid sequence MSNLKDSSGKRPSFIAALSVILFLCIAMAVQIFVLKQNYATHITLIMAATFAAVIALISGFSWDDVQEGILYGCKIAMLPMLILMLVGVLIASWIPAGTIPTLIYYGLNILSPKIFLVTVAFVCAVSSISTGSSYTTGATFGVAFMGIGYGLGIPAPITAGAVITGAIFGDKMSPLSDSTNLAAGVAEANLFDHIKSMVYTTGPAFLISLVLYGIVGFKFGSGTIDTAQIDGILNGLSSNYYISPVTLIPAVVIVILAVKKFSGLAVMVIASLLGLAFAMIFQGYGLGEMLAFMNDGFVSDTGVEAVDALLSRGGLQSMMWTISLGFIGLSYGGILEKTKILEVLLEKIAVLVSSAKGLITTHVLSSVAVNLFSASQYIAIIIPSRMLVPAYKRLNILPQVNSRTSEDSATVTSPLVPWGLCGVFFAGTLGVPTMDYFPYVFLSFLTPVIAILYSFTGKFIFKEGDIESVNTYHDEETVEKTV is encoded by the coding sequence ATGAGTAATTTAAAAGACTCAAGTGGTAAAAGGCCAAGTTTTATTGCAGCCTTATCAGTTATTTTATTTTTATGTATTGCAATGGCAGTCCAGATATTCGTATTAAAACAAAATTATGCTACACACATTACTTTAATAATGGCAGCGACATTTGCAGCAGTGATAGCATTAATATCAGGATTTAGTTGGGATGATGTACAGGAAGGTATACTATATGGATGTAAAATAGCCATGCTTCCAATGCTTATTCTTATGTTAGTAGGAGTACTTATTGCATCATGGATACCAGCAGGAACAATACCAACATTAATATATTATGGATTAAATATATTATCACCAAAGATATTTTTAGTTACTGTAGCATTTGTATGTGCAGTATCATCTATATCTACAGGAAGTTCATATACTACTGGTGCTACATTTGGTGTTGCATTTATGGGGATTGGATATGGACTTGGAATACCAGCACCAATCACAGCAGGAGCAGTTATAACTGGTGCAATCTTTGGAGATAAAATGTCACCATTATCAGACTCTACAAACTTAGCAGCAGGTGTGGCAGAGGCAAACCTTTTTGACCACATTAAATCTATGGTGTATACTACAGGACCTGCATTTTTAATATCTCTTGTATTATATGGAATAGTAGGATTTAAGTTTGGTAGCGGAACAATAGATACTGCTCAAATAGATGGAATATTAAATGGACTAAGTTCAAATTATTATATAAGTCCTGTAACATTAATACCAGCAGTAGTAATAGTTATACTTGCAGTTAAAAAGTTTTCAGGACTTGCTGTAATGGTAATAGCATCACTTTTAGGTTTAGCATTTGCAATGATATTCCAAGGATATGGATTAGGGGAAATGTTAGCGTTTATGAATGATGGTTTTGTATCAGATACAGGAGTAGAAGCAGTAGATGCATTACTTAGTCGTGGAGGACTTCAAAGTATGATGTGGACTATATCTCTAGGATTTATAGGACTAAGTTATGGTGGAATATTAGAAAAAACAAAAATATTAGAAGTATTACTAGAAAAAATAGCTGTTTTAGTTAGTAGTGCAAAGGGACTTATTACAACACATGTATTATCATCAGTTGCAGTAAACTTATTTTCAGCAAGTCAATATATAGCTATAATAATACCATCTCGTATGCTAGTACCAGCATATAAGAGATTAAATATATTACCACAAGTTAACTCAAGAACTTCAGAAGATTCAGCAACAGTTACATCACCACTTGTACCATGGGGATTATGTGGAGTGTTTTTTGCAGGAACATTAGGTGTTCCTACAATGGATTATTTTCCATATGTATTCTTATCATTCTTAACACCAGTTATAGCAATACTATATTCTTTCACAGGTAAATTTATATTTAAAGAAGGAGATATAGAATCAGTAAATACGTATCACGATGAAGAAACAGTTGAAAAGACAGTTTAA
- a CDS encoding AEC family transporter — MDLTTVLSQVLVLFILITIGVILRKFNIINDSLGKGLSNFIVYATIPSLLITSMNYDFSKEMLSNGVLVLAIGPFAYVFAMLVGYIFTKIKHIENPDRGIYQFATIFPNGGFMGFPIVAVVYGEIGIFYSGLFNLWFNILLWTLGMILSTPNKNKNINFKMLINPGTIAITIGIVLFLFSIKLPTPLFQALDSLGNTTIPLAMVVIGSMLGESNIKNVISNKLIVITTFLRLIIIPLPLLFILNLLPLPKIVIGIIAITMSMPVAANAAIFARKNNSNYKLASELVFLSTLCSIATIPIFISLVIKIVGV; from the coding sequence ATGGACTTAACAACTGTACTATCCCAAGTTTTGGTATTGTTTATTCTTATAACAATAGGGGTTATACTTAGAAAGTTTAATATAATAAATGACAGCCTAGGAAAAGGACTATCTAATTTTATAGTATATGCTACTATACCATCACTTCTTATAACTTCAATGAATTACGATTTTTCTAAAGAAATGTTAAGTAATGGGGTATTAGTACTAGCTATAGGTCCATTTGCATATGTTTTTGCAATGCTAGTTGGATATATCTTTACAAAAATAAAGCATATTGAAAATCCTGATAGAGGAATATATCAATTTGCTACTATATTCCCTAATGGTGGATTTATGGGCTTTCCTATAGTAGCCGTAGTTTATGGTGAAATAGGAATATTTTATTCTGGGCTTTTTAATTTATGGTTTAATATACTTCTATGGACACTTGGAATGATACTTTCAACTCCCAATAAAAATAAAAATATAAACTTTAAAATGCTTATAAATCCTGGCACAATAGCAATAACAATTGGGATAGTTTTATTTTTATTCTCAATTAAATTACCAACTCCATTATTCCAAGCACTTGATAGCTTAGGAAATACAACAATACCTTTAGCTATGGTAGTAATAGGATCAATGCTTGGAGAATCAAATATAAAAAATGTAATAAGTAATAAATTAATAGTTATAACAACATTTTTAAGACTTATTATAATTCCATTACCATTATTATTTATATTAAATTTATTACCATTACCAAAGATAGTAATAGGTATAATAGCAATAACAATGTCAATGCCAGTTGCAGCAAATGCAGCTATATTTGCTAGAAAAAATAATTCAAATTACAAATTAGCAAGTGAATTAGTGTTCCTATCAACATTATGTAGCATTGCTACAATACCTATTTTTATATCATTAGTAATAAAGATTGTAGGAGTATAG
- a CDS encoding flagellar hook-basal body protein has translation MFRGMYISTTGMINSQHRMDTISNNLANTNTNGYKKDGVLSESFPEQLLRRINDNSTSTIKPFQGVELTQNGEEYLLETKGAYFAIDTPAGTGYDDKFKFRVTEDGYLKTYYQDHDRNIKSDGENYLLGKNGRIRITGNNIEIDGQGNVFSGGNLIDAIVTKPHMNVIGTLGNGIRTDRVFINFTQGDIRQTSNPLDMALNGDGFFKVQTENGTRYTRDGSFKIDREGFLTTSEGHRVLGNNGAINIGNGEVNTDQFGNISLNGAFVSRLDIVNIDNKEFLRKEGDNLYRIEENQEAQESAFTGEVLSGYLEGSNVETVKEMVEMISTMRGYESNQKVVKSYDEILQKAVNDIARI, from the coding sequence ATGTTTAGAGGCATGTATATATCAACTACTGGAATGATAAATAGTCAACATAGAATGGATACAATTTCAAATAATCTTGCAAATACTAATACAAATGGATATAAAAAAGATGGAGTACTTTCAGAATCATTTCCTGAACAATTACTGAGACGAATAAATGATAACTCTACATCTACAATAAAGCCTTTTCAAGGAGTAGAATTAACACAAAATGGTGAAGAATACTTACTTGAAACTAAAGGTGCATATTTTGCAATAGATACACCAGCAGGAACAGGGTATGATGATAAATTTAAGTTTAGAGTTACAGAAGATGGATATCTTAAGACCTATTATCAAGATCATGATAGAAATATAAAATCAGATGGGGAAAATTATCTTTTAGGCAAAAATGGAAGAATTAGAATTACAGGAAATAATATAGAGATAGATGGTCAAGGAAATGTATTTTCAGGTGGTAATTTGATAGATGCTATTGTAACAAAGCCTCATATGAATGTAATAGGAACTCTAGGAAATGGAATACGTACTGATAGAGTATTTATAAATTTCACTCAAGGAGATATAAGGCAAACATCAAACCCATTGGATATGGCCTTAAATGGTGATGGATTCTTTAAAGTACAAACAGAGAACGGTACTAGATATACAAGAGATGGAAGCTTTAAAATAGATAGAGAAGGTTTCTTAACAACATCTGAAGGGCATCGAGTATTAGGCAATAATGGTGCTATAAATATAGGGAATGGTGAAGTGAATACAGATCAGTTTGGGAATATATCATTAAATGGAGCTTTTGTTAGTAGACTAGATATAGTAAATATAGATAATAAAGAATTTCTAAGAAAAGAAGGAGATAATCTATATAGAATAGAAGAAAACCAAGAAGCACAAGAAAGTGCATTTACAGGTGAAGTATTATCTGGTTATTTAGAAGGGTCCAATGTAGAAACAGTAAAGGAAATGGTAGAAATGATATCTACTATGAGGGGTTATGAATCTAACCAAAAAGTAGTTAAGTCATATGATGAAATACTACAAAAAGCTGTAAATGATATAGCAAGAATATAA
- a CDS encoding M23 family metallopeptidase, with translation MDNNDKNNKDKKENGLKDKMKKVTQKDGFYLVLFLCIMIVGVTAVWVSGDNFKQISELEKEEDLDDDILDYYPDNEESQIGAIEEPDQEPKVEEQEEEKTQEEPKEPQKEENTEKQEQESNPKPEPKEQAKNEEQAVEVSANARRAKAMLVPIMGKQSMSFAGDQLVYSETLEQWTTHNGLDITAKKGSSVRAVLKGVVKSVEETDDLGRVITIDHGEGLITKYAGLSEKTLVKKGQNVNKGDAIGAIGEPAGYELSQGPHLHFEVLENGKHIDPKDYIPDFE, from the coding sequence ATGGATAACAATGATAAAAATAATAAAGACAAAAAAGAAAATGGTCTAAAGGATAAAATGAAAAAAGTAACTCAAAAAGATGGTTTTTATCTAGTGTTATTTTTATGCATAATGATAGTAGGAGTAACTGCAGTTTGGGTTTCAGGGGATAATTTCAAACAAATATCAGAGTTAGAAAAAGAAGAAGATTTAGATGATGATATATTAGACTATTATCCTGATAATGAAGAATCTCAAATAGGAGCTATAGAAGAACCAGATCAAGAACCAAAAGTAGAAGAGCAAGAGGAAGAAAAAACACAAGAAGAACCAAAAGAGCCTCAAAAAGAAGAAAATACTGAAAAACAAGAACAAGAATCAAATCCTAAACCAGAACCAAAAGAACAAGCAAAAAATGAAGAACAAGCAGTAGAAGTTTCAGCAAATGCAAGACGTGCAAAAGCAATGCTTGTTCCAATAATGGGAAAACAGTCTATGAGTTTTGCTGGAGATCAACTTGTATATTCAGAGACTTTAGAACAATGGACTACCCATAATGGTTTAGATATAACAGCAAAAAAAGGAAGTTCAGTTAGGGCAGTACTTAAAGGTGTAGTAAAGAGTGTAGAAGAAACAGATGATTTAGGTAGAGTAATTACTATTGATCATGGAGAAGGATTAATAACTAAATATGCAGGACTTTCTGAAAAAACTTTAGTTAAAAAAGGACAAAATGTAAATAAAGGAGACGCTATAGGAGCTATAGGAGAACCAGCAGGTTATGAACTATCTCAAGGACCACATTTACATTTTGAAGTATTAGAAAATGGAAAACATATTGATCCAAAAGATTATATTCCAGACTTTGAATAA
- a CDS encoding rod-binding protein produces MQINNINNYTQKIETQKTKEQEKLLEACKDFEAIFTGIMFKEMNKTVMESNFTEKSRGREIFTDMFHEELANEASSGENGIGIAKMLYNQMKNRI; encoded by the coding sequence ATGCAAATAAATAATATAAATAATTATACACAAAAAATAGAAACTCAAAAAACAAAAGAGCAAGAAAAGTTGCTAGAAGCTTGTAAAGATTTTGAAGCTATATTTACTGGTATTATGTTTAAAGAAATGAATAAAACAGTTATGGAATCTAATTTCACAGAAAAAAGTAGAGGTAGAGAGATATTTACAGATATGTTTCATGAAGAACTTGCAAATGAAGCTAGTAGTGGAGAAAATGGTATAGGAATAGCTAAAATGCTATACAATCAGATGAAAAATAGAATATAG
- a CDS encoding rod shape-determining protein: MFSFRSDMGIDLGTASVLVYVKNKGIVLQEPSVVAIDKNTDKVLAVGEEARRMIGRTPGNIIAIRPLKDGVISDYDITERMIKHFITKAAGKFFFKPRIIICVPSGVTGVEKRAVIEASMQAGAKKTYLIEEPIAAAIGAGIDITQPDGNMVIDMGGGTTDIAVISLGGIVVSTSIKLAGDKMDEAIVKYMRRKHNILVGERTAEDMKVRIGTAYPRDKQVSMDVRGRDLVTGLPKTIKVSSEEMLIALEETVTTIAEAVHSVLEQTPPELAADISDKGMIMTGGACLLNGMDKLIKERTGIKVIIAEDAVSCVAKGTGESLNSMDILEKQMTTESKSY, from the coding sequence ATGTTTTCATTTAGATCAGATATGGGTATAGATTTAGGAACTGCAAGTGTATTAGTTTATGTAAAAAATAAGGGGATAGTTTTGCAAGAACCTTCAGTGGTTGCAATAGATAAAAACACAGATAAAGTACTTGCAGTAGGAGAAGAAGCAAGAAGAATGATTGGTAGAACTCCAGGGAATATAATAGCAATTAGACCTTTAAAAGATGGTGTTATATCTGATTATGATATAACTGAAAGAATGATAAAACATTTTATAACAAAAGCAGCAGGAAAATTTTTCTTTAAACCTAGAATAATAATATGTGTGCCATCTGGAGTAACAGGTGTAGAAAAAAGAGCAGTTATAGAAGCAAGTATGCAGGCAGGAGCAAAAAAGACATATTTAATAGAAGAACCTATAGCAGCAGCTATAGGTGCAGGAATAGACATTACACAACCTGATGGCAATATGGTAATTGATATGGGTGGTGGAACTACAGATATAGCAGTTATATCACTTGGTGGAATAGTAGTAAGTACATCAATAAAACTTGCTGGAGATAAAATGGATGAAGCTATAGTAAAATATATGAGACGTAAGCACAATATTTTAGTAGGAGAAAGAACAGCAGAAGATATGAAAGTCAGAATTGGTACAGCTTATCCAAGAGATAAACAAGTTTCAATGGATGTACGTGGTAGAGATTTAGTTACTGGTCTTCCAAAAACAATAAAAGTATCTTCAGAAGAAATGTTAATAGCATTAGAAGAAACAGTTACTACTATAGCAGAAGCAGTACATTCAGTACTTGAACAGACTCCACCAGAACTTGCAGCAGACATTAGTGATAAAGGGATGATAATGACAGGTGGTGCATGTCTACTTAATGGTATGGACAAACTTATAAAAGAAAGAACAGGAATAAAAGTAATTATAGCAGAAGATGCTGTTTCATGTGTAGCAAAAGGTACTGGTGAATCTCTTAATTCTATGGATATATTAGAGAAACAAATGACAACTGAATCAAAAAGTTATTAA
- the spoIIID gene encoding sporulation transcriptional regulator SpoIIID: MKDYIEERALEIANYIIEEKATVRKTANVFGVSKSTVHKDVTERLPKINPLISEQVKSVLEKNKAERHIRGGKATKIKYSTAAVE; this comes from the coding sequence TTGAAAGACTATATAGAGGAAAGGGCTCTTGAAATAGCAAATTATATAATAGAAGAAAAAGCAACTGTAAGAAAGACAGCAAATGTTTTTGGGGTAAGTAAAAGCACAGTTCATAAAGATGTAACTGAACGCCTTCCCAAGATAAACCCTCTTATCTCAGAACAGGTAAAGAGTGTTTTAGAAAAGAACAAAGCTGAAAGGCATATTAGAGGTGGCAAGGCAACAAAAATTAAATATAGCACTGCTGCTGTAGAGTAA
- a CDS encoding ABC transporter ATP-binding protein translates to MLKIEKLSKSFNKGTENEITVFNGLDLNIEKNKCTAIIGSNGCGKSTLLNIIGGSINIDSGDIILNNNNISKLKEEKRAVNIGRVYQNPSMGVSPSLTILENMCLADKKGERFSLKGLVKRNRKSKYVELLKDLDLGLENKLNTKVKYLSGGQRQSLSLIMAAMKYPDLLLLDEHTAALDPKTSNVVMEKTRELLKKYSITTIMISHNMKDAIDYSDRIIMLDKGKVVLDRDSKNITESELINIYREKIQVVA, encoded by the coding sequence GTGTTAAAAATAGAAAAGCTGTCAAAGAGTTTTAATAAAGGTACTGAAAATGAAATAACTGTTTTTAATGGTTTAGATTTAAATATAGAAAAAAATAAATGCACAGCTATAATTGGATCTAATGGCTGTGGTAAGAGTACTCTTTTAAATATAATCGGTGGAAGTATAAATATTGATAGTGGAGATATTATTTTAAATAATAATAATATCTCTAAACTAAAAGAAGAAAAAAGGGCAGTTAATATAGGAAGAGTTTATCAAAATCCTTCTATGGGGGTTTCTCCTTCCCTTACTATTCTGGAAAATATGTGCCTTGCTGATAAAAAAGGAGAGAGATTTTCACTTAAAGGATTAGTAAAGAGAAATAGAAAGAGTAAATATGTTGAGCTTTTAAAAGATTTAGATTTAGGACTAGAGAATAAATTAAATACAAAAGTAAAATATCTATCTGGTGGACAAAGACAATCTTTATCTCTCATTATGGCAGCCATGAAATATCCTGATTTATTATTATTAGATGAACACACTGCTGCTCTTGATCCAAAGACTTCAAATGTAGTTATGGAAAAGACTAGAGAACTTTTAAAAAAATACTCTATAACTACTATTATGATTTCACATAATATGAAAGATGCAATAGATTATTCTGATAGAATAATCATGCTAGACAAAGGTAAAGTAGTTTTAGATAGAGATAGTAAAAATATTACTGAGTCTGAGCTTATTAATATTTACAGAGAAAAGATACAAGTAGTTGCATAA
- a CDS encoding ABC transporter permease encodes MNSLIITSIEQGLIFSVLAMGVYITYKILDIPDLSVEGTFPLGAFVFAKFIMMGINPILSTFLAFVSGLLGGLLTAVLFTKLRIKPLLSGILTMTMLYSINLRINGKSNIPLFQYDSIFDMGSNLLILIGIVLLVKIILDRFLKTEIGYLLIATGDNESLVKSLGQNSDKYKIIGLMIANGLVAMSGAMMTQVQGFVDITMGSSIIVVALASIIIGDTIRKNSETIKNTTRAILGAISYKIIGGIAIDLGLAPSDLRAISAIIVIIFLSYNNFIPNIIVSRKKGDVKSVKNRKAVKEF; translated from the coding sequence ATGAATTCATTAATTATAACTTCTATAGAACAAGGACTTATATTTTCAGTTCTTGCTATGGGAGTATATATAACTTATAAAATATTAGATATACCTGATCTTTCTGTAGAGGGAACATTCCCTCTTGGAGCATTTGTTTTTGCAAAATTTATTATGATGGGAATAAACCCTATATTAAGCACATTCTTAGCTTTTGTATCAGGATTATTAGGTGGATTATTAACAGCAGTATTATTTACTAAATTAAGAATAAAGCCTTTATTGTCAGGAATTCTTACTATGACAATGCTTTATTCCATAAATCTTAGGATAAATGGAAAATCAAATATACCATTGTTTCAATATGATTCTATATTTGATATGGGTTCTAATTTATTAATATTAATAGGAATTGTATTATTAGTTAAAATTATTTTAGATAGATTCTTAAAAACTGAAATAGGCTATCTTTTAATAGCAACAGGTGATAATGAGTCTTTAGTCAAATCATTAGGTCAAAATAGTGATAAATACAAAATAATAGGTCTTATGATTGCCAATGGTCTTGTAGCTATGAGTGGTGCTATGATGACACAAGTACAAGGGTTTGTTGATATTACAATGGGAAGTTCTATAATTGTTGTAGCTCTTGCATCTATTATAATTGGTGATACTATTAGAAAAAATTCAGAAACAATAAAAAATACTACTAGAGCAATACTTGGTGCTATAAGCTATAAAATTATTGGTGGTATTGCTATTGATTTAGGTCTTGCACCTAGTGATTTAAGAGCTATAAGTGCAATAATTGTAATAATTTTCTTATCTTATAATAATTTTATACCAAATATAATTGTTTCTAGAAAAAAAGGAGATGTTAAAAGTGTTAAAAATAGAAAAGCTGTCAAAGAGTTTTAA
- a CDS encoding ABC transporter substrate-binding protein: protein MKKGKLVSLLSLLIIVSLIASGCGKTESKSASGENTYYIGISQLVEHPALDDARRGFEDGLKELGVNAKIDYQNATGEIPNTVSIAEKFKKDNVDLIYAIATPAAQSAKQVTSDIPVLFSAVTDPVKSQIVNKWEDVGDNVTGTSDKAPIESQLKMFKQIDDSIKKIGILYSTSEANSEIQIDEVKKLAPNEDLDVVTVGVNNVNEIPQAIDSLLSKVDAIYTPSDNLIASSIELVSTKLIEKQMISVSAEGAHVNNGTLLTNGLNYYELGKQTAEMAKEILVDGKSPSEIPVGIAEKTITTVNIDTLEKLGLDKNLDIFKDAKKVEK from the coding sequence ATGAAAAAAGGTAAATTAGTTAGTTTATTATCTCTACTGATTATAGTGAGTTTAATAGCTAGTGGTTGTGGTAAAACAGAAAGTAAAAGTGCATCAGGTGAAAACACTTATTATATTGGCATAAGTCAATTAGTGGAACATCCTGCTCTTGATGATGCAAGACGTGGTTTTGAGGATGGGCTTAAAGAATTAGGTGTAAATGCAAAAATTGATTACCAAAATGCTACAGGTGAGATTCCAAACACTGTTAGTATTGCTGAAAAGTTTAAAAAAGATAATGTAGATTTAATTTATGCTATTGCTACACCTGCAGCTCAATCTGCAAAGCAAGTAACTAGTGATATTCCAGTTTTATTTAGTGCTGTTACTGACCCTGTAAAATCTCAGATAGTAAATAAATGGGAAGATGTTGGTGATAATGTAACTGGTACTAGTGATAAAGCTCCTATAGAATCCCAATTAAAAATGTTTAAACAAATTGATGATAGTATTAAAAAAATTGGTATTTTATATAGTACTAGTGAAGCCAATTCAGAAATTCAAATAGATGAAGTAAAGAAACTTGCACCAAATGAAGATTTAGATGTAGTTACTGTTGGAGTCAATAATGTAAATGAAATTCCTCAAGCAATAGATTCATTGTTATCAAAAGTAGATGCTATATATACTCCAAGTGATAATCTAATAGCTTCTTCAATAGAATTAGTTTCTACAAAACTTATTGAAAAACAAATGATTTCTGTATCTGCAGAAGGTGCACATGTAAATAATGGTACTTTACTTACAAATGGTTTAAACTATTATGAATTAGGTAAGCAAACAGCTGAAATGGCAAAAGAAATTTTAGTAGATGGAAAATCTCCTTCTGAAATACCTGTAGGAATAGCTGAAAAAACTATCACTACAGTTAATATAGATACCTTAGAAAAACTAGGTTTAGATAAAAATTTAGATATATTTAAAGACGCTAAAAAAGTAGAAAAATAA
- the flgG gene encoding flagellar basal-body rod protein FlgG: MIRSLWTAATGMKSQQFNIDTISNNLSNVNTVGYKSQRAEFKDLMYTELKRANPNDDTNTPVNIQVGHGVKVSATNRNMAQGSPQPTENPLDVAIVGDGFFEVQLPNGETRYTRDGSFKLSINGNTSNLVTSEGYYILDNNNNRITLNSGISDLEIDNMGNITAENANGETVDIGTLKLVDFINSKGLLNDGSNLYEETVASGDPRVLNNFNMDSTILQKYLESSNVAVIDEMVKMISAQRAYEVSSKSIQTSDEMMQQANNLKR, translated from the coding sequence ATGATTAGGTCATTATGGACTGCAGCTACAGGAATGAAATCACAACAATTTAATATAGATACAATTTCAAATAACTTATCAAATGTAAATACTGTTGGATATAAATCTCAAAGAGCTGAATTTAAAGATTTAATGTATACGGAGTTAAAAAGAGCAAATCCAAATGATGATACTAATACTCCGGTTAATATTCAAGTAGGTCATGGGGTAAAAGTTTCAGCAACAAATAGAAATATGGCTCAAGGGAGTCCACAGCCAACTGAAAATCCACTTGATGTAGCAATAGTTGGAGATGGTTTTTTCGAGGTGCAGTTACCTAATGGAGAAACAAGATATACAAGAGATGGAAGTTTTAAGCTAAGTATTAATGGTAATACTTCTAATTTAGTAACTTCAGAGGGATATTATATATTAGATAATAATAATAATAGAATAACCTTAAATAGTGGAATATCAGACTTGGAAATAGATAATATGGGAAATATAACTGCTGAAAATGCAAATGGTGAAACTGTAGATATAGGCACATTAAAATTAGTAGATTTTATAAACTCTAAAGGGTTATTAAATGATGGAAGCAATCTTTATGAAGAGACAGTTGCCTCAGGAGATCCAAGAGTTTTAAATAATTTTAATATGGACTCTACAATACTTCAAAAGTATTTAGAGAGTTCAAATGTAGCTGTAATAGATGAAATGGTAAAGATGATATCAGCTCAAAGAGCATATGAAGTAAGTTCTAAGTCAATTCAAACATCAGATGAAATGATGCAACAAGCTAATAATCTTAAAAGGTAA